A single Chryseobacterium sp. DNA region contains:
- a CDS encoding TonB-dependent receptor plug domain-containing protein codes for MNVRIPRSLGMVAVLYFTANFSAQTKVKDTLSKENKIDEVVVIGYGTQKKSNVTGAIASIKASDIENIPTGKPEQVLQGRAAGVSVVTNSGQPGAPATVRVRGITSFGAGSNSPLWVVDGIVVDNIGWLNQSDIESIEVLKDGASSAIYGVSAAKGVILVTTKKGKKGKLTLSYNGFYGFSNASKKLDLLNATQYANIINEGFVNDGGTPIFQS; via the coding sequence ATGAATGTAAGAATACCAAGAAGCTTAGGAATGGTTGCCGTCCTCTATTTTACGGCCAATTTCAGTGCCCAGACCAAGGTGAAGGACACGCTTTCTAAAGAAAACAAAATAGATGAGGTTGTAGTCATCGGTTACGGTACTCAGAAAAAAAGTAATGTAACCGGAGCTATAGCAAGTATTAAAGCCAGTGATATAGAAAACATTCCGACCGGTAAGCCGGAGCAGGTATTGCAGGGAAGAGCTGCAGGTGTTTCTGTAGTTACAAATTCGGGACAGCCCGGTGCTCCGGCAACAGTACGTGTGCGGGGAATTACCAGTTTTGGGGCTGGAAGTAACAGTCCTCTATGGGTTGTCGATGGTATTGTAGTAGATAATATCGGATGGCTTAACCAATCTGATATAGAAAGTATTGAAGTACTGAAGGATGGGGCATCATCCGCCATTTATGGGGTTTCTGCCGCAAAAGGGGTGATCCTGGTGACCACAAAAAAAGGTAAGAAAGGTAAACTAACCCTTTCTTATAATGGGTTTTACGGTTTTTCAAATGCATCTAAAAAATTAGATCTCTTAAATGCTACCCAATATGCCAATATCATTAATGAAGGTTTTGTAAATGACGGAGGAACACCGATATTCCAATCCTGA
- a CDS encoding SusC/RagA family TonB-linked outer membrane protein, with product MTEEHRYSNPESLGKGTNWQDAIFGTGEKSSHEISITGGNEKSTYYTSFGYFDQTGIVMTDISYYKRINARFNSTHKVTDYLTLGQTFAYTHTKSQGVSANEEYGGPLASAVNLDPTTPVVVTDWSQVDPSGYTNPYIIRDPYGNPYGISRYVNQEMTNPQAFRQIQQGNYSWSDDFVGNVFAELKFLKNFTFKTSLNGKKSYWGSRSFTPKYYLSPNYNNTSFNSLNKVDENKFEWSMENTLTYQNKFGDHNLSVLVGQGIYRYNISGGASLTYSNLPIEHWQDASFNFNIPQDDITATGWDGIQTRKASYFGRVIYDYADKYLFTGTIRRDGSSKFATNQHWGTFPSLSLGWNVHKENFWPENKVINNLKLRGGYGVLGNDEMDNFRFASFMVSGSNYTNSGNNIIIGYAPSTLENPNLKWEQTSQLNIAADLKLFRNFTLTADWYKKKTSDILRQINIPGYVGVPNLPWANVGDMENSGLEFELGYKKNWDDFGISVNGNFATIKNKVLRLEDDIDYFNLASFQTMGAVSRVAVGQPYGSFYGQTYSGVFQNQAQIDAYVNANGNKLLPNAKPGDFIWQDNNGDGKIDDDDKVNLGSSIPKYTFGLTVNLNYKNFDFMVFAQGQAGNKIFQGLRRLDMLDANYQTRVLDRWTGEGSTNENPRITRNDPNHNYSWMSNYYLQKGDYVRVKIIQLGYTLPQDITSRFGMSKVRLYITGENVFTFTKYTGYDPEIAGRNNSEQDIIGVDRAYYPQARTFLMGANIQF from the coding sequence ATGACGGAGGAACACCGATATTCCAATCCTGAATCCCTTGGAAAAGGAACAAATTGGCAGGATGCTATTTTTGGAACCGGTGAAAAATCCTCTCACGAAATAAGTATTACCGGCGGTAATGAGAAATCCACGTACTATACATCATTTGGATATTTCGATCAGACCGGTATTGTAATGACTGATATCTCTTATTACAAAAGGATCAATGCCAGATTCAACTCAACGCATAAAGTAACAGATTATTTAACTTTAGGACAAACCTTTGCTTATACCCATACCAAATCTCAGGGAGTCAGCGCAAATGAGGAATATGGTGGTCCTCTAGCTTCAGCAGTCAATCTAGATCCCACCACTCCGGTAGTTGTCACAGATTGGTCTCAGGTAGATCCCAGCGGTTATACCAACCCCTACATCATTCGTGATCCCTATGGCAATCCGTATGGAATTTCCCGTTACGTAAATCAGGAAATGACCAATCCGCAGGCCTTCCGTCAAATACAGCAAGGAAACTACAGCTGGTCAGATGATTTTGTAGGAAATGTTTTTGCTGAGCTTAAGTTTCTTAAAAACTTTACGTTCAAAACAAGCTTGAACGGTAAGAAATCTTATTGGGGAAGCCGCTCTTTTACACCGAAATATTATTTAAGTCCGAACTATAATAACACAAGTTTTAATAGCCTGAATAAGGTGGATGAAAATAAATTTGAATGGAGTATGGAAAATACTCTGACCTACCAAAATAAGTTTGGAGATCACAATTTAAGTGTATTGGTAGGACAGGGAATTTATCGATATAATATATCCGGCGGTGCTAGTTTGACTTATAGTAATTTGCCTATTGAACACTGGCAGGATGCTTCTTTTAACTTTAATATTCCCCAGGATGATATTACGGCAACCGGGTGGGACGGTATTCAAACCCGTAAGGCCTCTTATTTCGGGAGAGTAATTTATGATTATGCAGATAAGTATCTATTTACGGGGACAATCCGTAGAGACGGTTCTTCAAAATTTGCTACCAATCAGCATTGGGGAACTTTCCCGTCCCTGTCTTTAGGATGGAATGTTCATAAAGAAAACTTTTGGCCGGAAAATAAAGTGATCAATAATTTGAAATTAAGAGGAGGTTATGGAGTGTTAGGAAATGATGAAATGGATAATTTCAGATTTGCAAGTTTTATGGTTTCAGGAAGCAACTATACCAATTCCGGGAATAATATCATTATAGGATACGCACCAAGCACACTGGAAAATCCAAACCTGAAATGGGAACAAACCAGCCAGTTGAATATTGCGGCAGATTTAAAATTATTCAGAAACTTCACGCTTACTGCAGATTGGTACAAAAAGAAAACTTCCGATATTTTGAGACAAATCAACATTCCGGGCTATGTAGGTGTTCCTAACTTACCTTGGGCAAACGTAGGGGATATGGAAAACTCAGGGCTGGAGTTCGAGTTGGGCTATAAAAAGAATTGGGATGATTTCGGGATATCGGTAAACGGGAATTTTGCTACGATAAAAAACAAAGTTTTACGATTAGAGGATGATATTGACTACTTCAATCTTGCTTCTTTCCAGACTATGGGCGCTGTATCAAGGGTTGCAGTTGGACAGCCTTACGGTTCATTTTACGGGCAAACGTACAGTGGTGTTTTCCAGAATCAGGCACAAATCGATGCCTATGTAAATGCCAATGGGAACAAGTTGCTGCCTAATGCAAAACCGGGAGATTTTATCTGGCAGGACAATAACGGAGATGGTAAAATTGATGATGATGATAAAGTGAACTTAGGAAGTTCCATCCCGAAGTATACTTTTGGATTGACCGTTAATTTAAATTATAAAAACTTCGATTTTATGGTGTTTGCACAAGGGCAGGCCGGTAATAAGATCTTCCAGGGTTTAAGAAGGCTTGATATGCTTGATGCCAATTACCAGACAAGAGTCTTGGATCGATGGACCGGTGAAGGTTCTACCAATGAAAACCCTAGAATTACACGAAATGATCCTAACCATAATTATTCCTGGATGTCAAATTACTACCTTCAAAAAGGTGATTATGTACGTGTGAAAATTATCCAGTTGGGGTATACGCTTCCTCAGGATATTACGAGCCGTTTTGGAATGAGCAAAGTGAGATTGTATATAACCGGGGAAAACGTTTTTACCTTCACAAAATACACAGGTTATGATCCTGAAATTGCCGGAAGAAATAATTCTGAACAGGATATTATCGGTGTTGACAGAGCTTACTATCCACAAGCCAGAACATTTTTGATGGGAGCAAATATTCAATTTTAA
- a CDS encoding RagB/SusD family nutrient uptake outer membrane protein, with product MKNKNFLYKGLAITFLTGLSFSNMACSDSYLDDVQNSGSFNTDLYFKNEQQSFSALVSVYDILRKYSGGFENTVTFFNAGSDDFYSGGGNSNDGAGIQGMNNYMINPNTMPASYWKDYYQGIARANLLIERVPGASMSDDLKKRYIAEARVLRSLYYFELVRMFGNIPLILKSIKFDDDYWHIPQAKPSEVYAQIENDVTIAIPDLMMTSSGNDRGRITQGTARAILGKIYLYDKKMTEAAAQFAEVNGTPGGTSQYGYKLVANYADLFKVGPETADPYKFSTESILEVMHTNKGNSDWGFWGQGKDEGNSINVMVGPRSYSLKNIPNNTAPDIYSGWAFNTVTENFVSFMQGDPRLDVTVFNAKQLVADGKISYSPAFADTGYFLNKYLPTNALKSSLPGPAELNFRQNYIAIRLADTYLMEAEALGGAGGRAQALLDAVRARVGLASVPVSMQAIKDERRRELAGEGHRWFDLVRWGDAPSKLASKGFKSGKNEILPIPFNELPNTALKQNPGY from the coding sequence ATGAAAAATAAGAATTTTTTATATAAAGGACTTGCTATTACTTTTTTAACGGGTTTAAGTTTTAGTAATATGGCTTGCAGTGATTCATATCTTGATGACGTACAGAATTCGGGATCTTTTAATACCGATTTGTATTTTAAGAATGAGCAGCAGTCTTTCAGCGCATTGGTTTCCGTATATGATATTTTGAGAAAATATTCAGGCGGATTCGAGAATACAGTGACTTTTTTTAATGCGGGATCTGACGATTTTTATTCCGGTGGAGGAAATTCTAATGATGGTGCAGGTATTCAGGGAATGAATAATTATATGATTAACCCCAATACCATGCCTGCAAGTTACTGGAAAGACTATTATCAGGGTATCGCACGTGCTAACCTTTTAATAGAAAGAGTTCCCGGAGCTTCGATGAGTGATGATCTTAAAAAGAGGTATATTGCTGAAGCCAGGGTTCTCCGGTCTTTATACTATTTCGAACTTGTAAGAATGTTTGGAAATATTCCGTTAATCCTCAAAAGTATAAAATTTGATGATGATTACTGGCATATTCCGCAGGCAAAGCCAAGTGAGGTTTATGCCCAGATAGAAAATGATGTCACTATTGCAATTCCGGATCTAATGATGACGTCAAGCGGTAATGACAGAGGCCGAATTACGCAAGGAACAGCCAGAGCAATATTGGGCAAAATTTATCTGTATGATAAAAAAATGACAGAAGCGGCAGCACAGTTTGCTGAAGTGAACGGTACACCCGGAGGAACCAGCCAATATGGATATAAACTTGTGGCCAATTATGCAGACTTATTTAAAGTAGGACCGGAAACGGCAGACCCCTATAAATTTTCTACAGAATCTATCCTGGAAGTAATGCATACCAACAAAGGGAATTCTGATTGGGGTTTTTGGGGCCAGGGAAAAGATGAAGGTAACTCTATCAATGTAATGGTGGGACCTCGTTCTTATTCTTTAAAAAATATTCCGAATAATACTGCACCTGATATCTATTCAGGCTGGGCATTTAATACAGTAACAGAGAATTTTGTCAGTTTTATGCAGGGAGATCCAAGACTGGATGTGACGGTTTTCAATGCAAAACAATTGGTGGCGGATGGTAAAATTTCTTACAGTCCGGCGTTTGCGGATACCGGCTATTTTCTCAATAAATACTTACCTACAAACGCTTTAAAAAGCTCACTTCCCGGACCGGCAGAACTTAATTTCAGACAAAATTATATCGCCATAAGATTGGCTGACACCTACCTGATGGAAGCTGAAGCTTTAGGAGGTGCCGGAGGAAGAGCTCAGGCGCTGTTGGATGCAGTAAGGGCAAGAGTAGGTTTAGCATCAGTTCCTGTTTCCATGCAGGCAATTAAGGATGAAAGAAGAAGAGAACTTGCAGGAGAAGGACACAGATGGTTTGATCTTGTCAGATGGGGAGATGCTCCTTCAAAACTTGCATCTAAAGGATTTAAAAGCGGCAAAAATGAAATTTTACCCATTCCATTCAATGAATTGCCGAATACCGCTTTAAAACAAAATCCTGGATACTAA
- a CDS encoding glycoside hydrolase family 30 beta sandwich domain-containing protein, with the protein MKFHNLYSFFRGAALLSGVALFPLSCTSVAFNKGNEVQYWLTKGDESVKLQQQTSVKFINGSNSFQNIEIDDSQKFQYVDGFGYTLTGGSVEVINRLSPSKRKALLNELFGNNKNSISISYLRLSIGASDLDGEVFSYDDLPEGQTDPSLSKFSLEKDKDLIAMLKEILAINPSIKIIAAPWSSPVWMKDNGKSKGGSLKPEFYGTYAQYFVKYIRGMKKEGITIDAVTPQNEPLHPGNNPSLYMPSEQQGDFIKNHLGPVFKANGITTKIVVYDHNCNKPEYAVDILKDPEANQYIDGSAFHLYEGDISALSAVHNAFPDKNLYFTEQWTGAKGNFNEDLNWHTKNVIIGSMRNWSKTALEWNLANDPKFAPHTDGGCTECKGAITVSDSENFTRNVSYYIIAHASKFVPAGSQRIASTQTDKLSTAAFKTQFGKIVLIVQNDNQADEKFNIKFAGKTAAVAISGRSTATYIF; encoded by the coding sequence ATGAAGTTTCACAACTTATATAGTTTCTTTAGAGGTGCCGCACTACTTAGTGGTGTGGCCCTTTTTCCTTTATCATGTACATCAGTTGCATTCAATAAAGGAAACGAAGTGCAGTACTGGCTTACCAAAGGTGATGAAAGCGTCAAATTACAACAGCAGACCTCCGTTAAATTTATAAACGGTTCCAACAGCTTTCAGAATATTGAAATTGACGATTCTCAAAAGTTTCAATATGTTGATGGCTTTGGATATACATTAACAGGAGGAAGTGTTGAGGTAATCAACCGGTTATCGCCTTCCAAAAGAAAAGCACTGCTTAACGAACTTTTTGGGAACAATAAAAACTCGATTTCCATCAGCTATTTAAGATTAAGCATAGGGGCTTCCGATCTTGACGGCGAAGTGTTTTCCTACGATGATCTGCCGGAAGGACAGACGGATCCCTCACTTTCAAAATTCAGTCTGGAAAAAGATAAAGACCTGATAGCAATGCTGAAAGAGATTCTGGCGATCAATCCTTCTATTAAAATCATTGCTGCTCCGTGGTCTTCTCCGGTTTGGATGAAAGACAACGGTAAATCAAAAGGAGGGAGCTTAAAACCTGAATTCTATGGAACGTATGCCCAATATTTTGTAAAATACATCCGGGGAATGAAAAAAGAGGGCATTACCATTGATGCAGTAACGCCTCAGAATGAGCCTTTGCATCCGGGAAATAACCCGAGTTTGTATATGCCGTCTGAACAACAGGGAGATTTTATTAAAAATCATTTGGGACCGGTTTTTAAAGCCAATGGAATCACGACCAAGATTGTTGTTTATGATCACAACTGCAACAAACCTGAATATGCTGTTGATATTTTAAAAGATCCTGAAGCAAATCAATATATAGACGGATCTGCTTTTCATTTGTACGAAGGAGACATCTCTGCATTAAGTGCCGTACACAATGCTTTTCCGGACAAAAATTTATACTTTACCGAGCAGTGGACCGGAGCAAAGGGAAATTTTAACGAAGACCTGAACTGGCACACTAAAAATGTGATTATTGGTTCCATGAGAAACTGGAGCAAAACCGCATTAGAATGGAACCTGGCAAACGATCCGAAATTTGCTCCGCATACAGATGGCGGCTGTACAGAATGCAAAGGTGCTATTACCGTTTCAGACAGTGAAAACTTTACCAGAAATGTTTCCTATTACATTATTGCACACGCTTCGAAATTTGTTCCTGCAGGTTCTCAGCGTATCGCTTCCACACAGACTGATAAACTTTCAACGGCTGCTTTTAAGACTCAATTTGGGAAAATAGTTTTAATTGTTCAGAACGATAATCAGGCAGATGAAAAATTTAATATTAAATTTGCCGGGAAAACCGCTGCTGTAGCAATTTCAGGACGTTCTACAGCAACTTATATTTTTTAA